GAGAAGTGTCGATGTGATCAGCCCAGGCGAGAATCCCGCCTTCGAGATTATAGATTCTGTCAAATCCCGCAGATTTCAAAGTGTGCCATGCGCGGGCGCTGCGAATTCCGCTGCGGCATGAAATAACCAGCTCCCGTTCCTTATAGGGCAGAAGTTCGTCAATTCGAAAATCCAGCTCGGCCAGCGGAATGTGTATGTCTTCGTCCAGCCGGGCAATATGCAGCTCCTCGATGTTTCGCACATCAAGCACAACAGGCCGCGAGCCGTTGCCGGTTTGCCTCCGCGCGTGCAGCTCGTGAACCGTCATTTCCTTGACCTGTGTAAGCGCTTGCTCTTCGTTGCCGAGGCCGCAGAATTGCACATAATCAATAGGCTCAATGATGGTCGGATGTTTGCCGCACAGCGGGCAATCCGGGTCTTTCTTGAGTTCAAACTTATTGAAGGAACTTTCGAGCGCGTCAAATCGCAGCAACGTCCCAATCAACGGTGTTCCGATACCAAGCAGAAGCTTCAGCGCTTCATTCGCCTGAATGGAACCCACGATGCCCGGAAGAACTCCCAGCACTCCTCCCTCCGCGCACGACGGCACAAGCCCGGGCGGCGGCGGCTCAGGATACAGACAGCGGTAGCACGGTCCATTCTCATCGCAGAAGACTGAGACTTGTCCCTCAAAACGGTAAATACTTGCATAGACATTATGCTTCCCGAGAAAATGACTGACATCGTTTACAAGATAGCGTGTCGGGAAATTATCAGTTCCGTCCAGCAATAAGTCATAACTTGCCGCAATCCCAAGCGCATTCTCCGCCGTGAAATACGTCTCATAGGTTTCGACATGCACATGCGGGTTCAGATTGAAGATGAAAT
The genomic region above belongs to bacterium and contains:
- the moeB gene encoding molybdopterin-synthase adenylyltransferase MoeB, which encodes MSVSISVPTVLRRFTADQPSVHLEAATVREALHSLTVAYPALQKHLFDGEGRLRSFVNVYVGTQDVRHLPEKHDTKLDDGAQLTIVPSIAGGNLTTQEYRQYSRHLLLPEVGVEGQRKLKQSSVLVVGAGGLGSPLLAYLAAAGVGRIGIVDADVVDETNLQRQIIHGRKTVGVSKLKSASDFIFNLNPHVHVETYETYFTAENALGIAASYDLLLDGTDNFPTRYLVNDVSHFLGKHNVYASIYRFEGQVSVFCDENGPCYRCLYPEPPPPGLVPSCAEGGVLGVLPGIVGSIQANEALKLLLGIGTPLIGTLLRFDALESSFNKFELKKDPDCPLCGKHPTIIEPIDYVQFCGLGNEEQALTQVKEMTVHELHARRQTGNGSRPVVLDVRNIEELHIARLDEDIHIPLAELDFRIDELLPYKERELVISCRSGIRSARAWHTLKSAGFDRIYNLEGGILAWADHIDTSLPKY